A genomic window from Solanum dulcamara chromosome 11, daSolDulc1.2, whole genome shotgun sequence includes:
- the LOC129875185 gene encoding DNA damage-binding protein 1 isoform X1, whose product MSVLNYVVTAHKPTNVTHSCVGNFTGPQELNLIIAKCTRIEIHLLTPQGLQCICLQPMLDVPIYGRIATLELFRPHGETQDLLFIATERYKFCVLQWDTEASEVITRAMGDVSDRIGRPTDNGQIGIIDPDCRLIGLHLYDGLFKVIPFDNKGQLKEAFNIRLEELQVLDIKFLYGCPKPTIVVLYQDNKDARHVKTYEVSLKDKDFIEGPWAQNNLDNGASLLIPVPPPLCGVLIIGEETIVYCSASAFKAIPIRPSITRAYGRVDADGSRYLLGDHNGLLHLLVITHEKEKVTGLKIELLGETSIASTISYLDNAFVFIGSSYGDSQLVKLNLQPDTKGSYVEVLERYVNLGPIVDFCVVDLERQGQGQVVTCSGAYKDGSLRIVRNGIGINEQASVELQGIKGMWSLRSATDDPYDTFLVVSFISETRVLAMNLEDELEETEIEGFNSQVQTLFCHDAVYNQLVQVTSNSVRLVSSTSRDLKNEWFAPAGYSVNVATANATQVLLATGGGHLVYLEIGDGVLNEVKYAKLDYDISCLDINPIGENPNYSHIAAVGMWTDISVRIYSLPDLNLITKEQLGGEIIPRSVLMCSFEGISYLLCALGDGHLLNFVLSMSTGELTDRKKVSLGTQPITLRTFSSKDTTHVFAASDRPTVIYSSNKKLLYSNVNLKEVSHMCPFNVAAFPDSLAIAKEGELTIGTIDEIQKLHIRSIPLGEHARRISHQEQTRTFALCSVKYTQSNADDPEMHFVRLLDDQTFEFISTYPLDQFEYGCSILSCSFSDDTNVYYCIGTAYVMPEENEPTKGRILVFIVEDGKLQLIAEKETKGAVYSLNAFNGKLLAAINQKIQLYKWASREDGGSRELQTECGHHGHILALYVQTRGDFIVVGDLMKSISLLIFKHEEGAIEERARDYNANWMSAVEILDDDIYLGAENNFNLFTVRKNSEGATDEERSRLEVVGEYHLGEFVNRFRHGSLVMRLPDSDVGQIPTVIFGTVNGVIGVIASLPHDQYLFLEKLQTNLRKVIKGVGGLSHEQWRSFYNEKKTVDAKNFLDGDLIESFLDLSRNRMEEISKAMSVPVEELMKRVEELTRLH is encoded by the exons TGCATTTGTTTGCAGCCTATGTTGGATGTGCCGATATATGGGAGAATCGCGACACTTGAGCTTTTCCGTCCTCAC GGTGAAACACAAGATCTGCTATTCATTGCAACGGAGCGATATAAATTCTGTGTCCTTCAATGGGATACTGAGGCATCTGAAGTTATCACAAG AGCAATGGGAGATGTGTCAGATCGAATAGGCCGTCCCACGGATAATGGTCAG ATTGGTATAATCGATCCAGACTGCAGATTGATTGGGCTGCATCTTTATGATGGACTATTTAAG GTTATTCCATTTGATAACAAAGGCCAACTGAAGGAAGCTTTTAACATCAG GCTCGAGGAGCTTCAAGTCTTAGATATTAAATTCTTGTACGGTTGCCCAAAGCCTACAATTGTTGTTCTATATCAG GATAACAAGGATGCCCGACATGTCAAAACATATGAGGTGTCCTTGAAAGATAAAGATTTTATTGAAGGGCCATGGGCTCAGAATAATCTTGATAATGGAGCTTCTTTGCTAATACCAGTTCCTCCACCACTGTGTGGTGTATTGATTATTGGAGAAGAAACCATCGTTTATTGCAGCGCTTCTGCTTTTAAGGCTATCCCAATTAGACCT TCTATCACAAGAGCATATGGGCGGGTTGATGCTGATGGTTCTCGATATTTGCTTGGGGATCATAATGGGCTTCTTCACCTACTTGTAATCACTCATGAAAAGGAGAA AGTTACCGGACTCAAAATTGAGCTACTGGGAGAAACTTCTATTGCATCAACCATATCATACCTAGACAATGCTTTTGTTTTCATTGGCTCAAGCTACGGAGATTCACAG CTTGTAAAGCTCAATCTCCAGCCTGACACTAAAGGTTCGTATGTGGAAGTTCTAGAGAGATATGTCAATTTGGGACCAATTGTGGACTTCTGTGTTGTTGATCTGGAGAGACAAGGTCAAGGTCAGGTTGTGACTTGCTCTGGAGCCTATAAGGATGGATCGCTTCGTATTGTTCGAAATGGAATTGGCATAAATGAACAG GCATCCGTGGAACTACAAGGGATCAAAGGAATGTGGTCTCTTAGATCTGCTACTGATGATCCGTATGACACATTCTTGGTTGTTAGCTTCATTAGTGAGACACGTGTTTTGGCTATGAACCTTGAGGATGAGCTGGAAGAAACTGAGATAGAAGGCTTCAATTCTCAAGTCCAGACCTTGTTTTGTCATGATGCTGTATACAACCAGCTTGTTCAG GTTACTTCAAACTCTGTTAGATTGGTCAGTTCTACCTCTAGAGATCTGAAAAATGAATGGTTTGCTCCAGCTGGCTACTCGGTCAATGTTGCAACTGCTAATGCTACTCAG GTACTATTGGCTACTGGGGGTGGCCATCTGGTATACCTAGAAATTGGTGACGGGGTGTTGAATGAAGTAAAATATGCCAAGTTGGATTATGACATCTCGTGCCTGGACATAAATCCAATTGGTGAAAATCCAAACTACAGTCACATTGCAGCAGTTGGCATGTGGACAGACATAAGTGTCAGGATATATTCACTCCCTGACTTGAATCTCATTACAAAGGAACAGCTTGGAGGGGAGATAATTCCTCGTTCTGTTCTTATGTGTTCCTTCGAAGGG ATATCTTATCTACTTTGTGCTTTGGGAGATGGCCATCTCTTGAATTTTGTATTGAGCATGAGTACTGGTGAGCTGACAGATAGGAAAAAAGTGTCTCTTGGGACCCAGCCCATAACACTTCGTACATTCTCATCTAAAGATACTACACACGTCTTTGCTGCCTCCGATAGGCCCACAGTTATTTACAGCAGTAACAAGAAGCTGCTTTATAGCAATGTAAATCTAAAAGAAGTTAGTCATATGTGCCCGTTCAATGTTGCAGCTTTTCCAGACAG CCTTGCAATTGCGAAAGAAGGTGAGTTAACAATTGGCACTATTGATGAAATTCAAAAGCTTCACATCCGTTCAATACCCCTTGGGGAGCATGCACGTCGTATCAGCCATCAAGAGCAGACCCGGACATTTGCTCTATGCAGTGTGAAGTATACTCAGTCAAATGCAGATGATCCTGAAATGCATTTTGTCCGCCTGTTAGATGATCAAACATTTGAGTTCATATCAACATATCCCCTTGACCAATTTGAGTATGGTTGTTCCATACTAAGCTGCTCCTTTTCTGATGATACTAATGTGTATTATTGCATTGGAACTGCATATGTGATGCCAGAGGAAAATGAACCTACCAAG GGCCGAATTTTAGTTTTTATAGTTGAAGATGGGAAGCTCCAACTAATTGCAGAGAAGGAAACTAAAGGAGCTGTCTACTCTCTAAATGCCTTCAATGGGAAACTGCTTGCTGCAATCAATCAGAAGATTCAATTGTACAAGTGGGCTTCGCGTGAGGATGGTGGCAGCCGAGAATTGCAGACAGAATGTGGACACCATGGCCATATATTAGCTCTTTATGTCCAAACACGTGGGGATTTTATTGTCGTTGGTGATTTGATGAAGTCCATTTCTCTGCTGATTTTCAAG CATGAGGAGGGTGCTATAGAGGAGCGAGCCCGAGACTATAATGCAAATTGGATGTCAGCTGTTGAGATTCTCGATGATGACATATATCTTGGTGCTGAGAATAACTTTAACCTTTTTACAGTCAGGAAAAATAGTGAAGGTGCTACAGATGAGGAGCGCAGCCGTCTTGAAGTGGTTGGTGAATACCACCTTGGTGAATTTGTTAATAGGTTTAGACACGGTTCGCTTGTCATGCGACTGCCAGATTCAGACGTTGGCCAGATACCTACCGTCATATTTGGCACAGTGAATGGTGTTATAGGGGTCATTGCGTCACTTCCTCATgatcaatatttatttttggaaaaactGCAGACGAACTTACGGAAGGTGATAAAGGGCGTGGGAGGACTGAGCCATGAGCAGTGGAGGTCGTTTTACAATGAGAAGAAAACTGTAGATGCTAAAAACTTTCTTGACGGAGATTTGATTGAATCATTTCTAGATCTTAGCAGGAATCGGATGGAAGAGATTTCTAAAGCAATGTCCGTGCCAGTTGAGGAACTAATGAAGAGAGTGGAAGAGTTGACAAGGTTGCATTAG
- the LOC129875185 gene encoding DNA damage-binding protein 1 isoform X2 — protein MSVLNYVVTAHKPTNVTHSCVGNFTGPQELNLIIAKCTRIEIHLLTPQGLQPMLDVPIYGRIATLELFRPHGETQDLLFIATERYKFCVLQWDTEASEVITRAMGDVSDRIGRPTDNGQIGIIDPDCRLIGLHLYDGLFKVIPFDNKGQLKEAFNIRLEELQVLDIKFLYGCPKPTIVVLYQDNKDARHVKTYEVSLKDKDFIEGPWAQNNLDNGASLLIPVPPPLCGVLIIGEETIVYCSASAFKAIPIRPSITRAYGRVDADGSRYLLGDHNGLLHLLVITHEKEKVTGLKIELLGETSIASTISYLDNAFVFIGSSYGDSQLVKLNLQPDTKGSYVEVLERYVNLGPIVDFCVVDLERQGQGQVVTCSGAYKDGSLRIVRNGIGINEQASVELQGIKGMWSLRSATDDPYDTFLVVSFISETRVLAMNLEDELEETEIEGFNSQVQTLFCHDAVYNQLVQVTSNSVRLVSSTSRDLKNEWFAPAGYSVNVATANATQVLLATGGGHLVYLEIGDGVLNEVKYAKLDYDISCLDINPIGENPNYSHIAAVGMWTDISVRIYSLPDLNLITKEQLGGEIIPRSVLMCSFEGISYLLCALGDGHLLNFVLSMSTGELTDRKKVSLGTQPITLRTFSSKDTTHVFAASDRPTVIYSSNKKLLYSNVNLKEVSHMCPFNVAAFPDSLAIAKEGELTIGTIDEIQKLHIRSIPLGEHARRISHQEQTRTFALCSVKYTQSNADDPEMHFVRLLDDQTFEFISTYPLDQFEYGCSILSCSFSDDTNVYYCIGTAYVMPEENEPTKGRILVFIVEDGKLQLIAEKETKGAVYSLNAFNGKLLAAINQKIQLYKWASREDGGSRELQTECGHHGHILALYVQTRGDFIVVGDLMKSISLLIFKHEEGAIEERARDYNANWMSAVEILDDDIYLGAENNFNLFTVRKNSEGATDEERSRLEVVGEYHLGEFVNRFRHGSLVMRLPDSDVGQIPTVIFGTVNGVIGVIASLPHDQYLFLEKLQTNLRKVIKGVGGLSHEQWRSFYNEKKTVDAKNFLDGDLIESFLDLSRNRMEEISKAMSVPVEELMKRVEELTRLH, from the exons CCTATGTTGGATGTGCCGATATATGGGAGAATCGCGACACTTGAGCTTTTCCGTCCTCAC GGTGAAACACAAGATCTGCTATTCATTGCAACGGAGCGATATAAATTCTGTGTCCTTCAATGGGATACTGAGGCATCTGAAGTTATCACAAG AGCAATGGGAGATGTGTCAGATCGAATAGGCCGTCCCACGGATAATGGTCAG ATTGGTATAATCGATCCAGACTGCAGATTGATTGGGCTGCATCTTTATGATGGACTATTTAAG GTTATTCCATTTGATAACAAAGGCCAACTGAAGGAAGCTTTTAACATCAG GCTCGAGGAGCTTCAAGTCTTAGATATTAAATTCTTGTACGGTTGCCCAAAGCCTACAATTGTTGTTCTATATCAG GATAACAAGGATGCCCGACATGTCAAAACATATGAGGTGTCCTTGAAAGATAAAGATTTTATTGAAGGGCCATGGGCTCAGAATAATCTTGATAATGGAGCTTCTTTGCTAATACCAGTTCCTCCACCACTGTGTGGTGTATTGATTATTGGAGAAGAAACCATCGTTTATTGCAGCGCTTCTGCTTTTAAGGCTATCCCAATTAGACCT TCTATCACAAGAGCATATGGGCGGGTTGATGCTGATGGTTCTCGATATTTGCTTGGGGATCATAATGGGCTTCTTCACCTACTTGTAATCACTCATGAAAAGGAGAA AGTTACCGGACTCAAAATTGAGCTACTGGGAGAAACTTCTATTGCATCAACCATATCATACCTAGACAATGCTTTTGTTTTCATTGGCTCAAGCTACGGAGATTCACAG CTTGTAAAGCTCAATCTCCAGCCTGACACTAAAGGTTCGTATGTGGAAGTTCTAGAGAGATATGTCAATTTGGGACCAATTGTGGACTTCTGTGTTGTTGATCTGGAGAGACAAGGTCAAGGTCAGGTTGTGACTTGCTCTGGAGCCTATAAGGATGGATCGCTTCGTATTGTTCGAAATGGAATTGGCATAAATGAACAG GCATCCGTGGAACTACAAGGGATCAAAGGAATGTGGTCTCTTAGATCTGCTACTGATGATCCGTATGACACATTCTTGGTTGTTAGCTTCATTAGTGAGACACGTGTTTTGGCTATGAACCTTGAGGATGAGCTGGAAGAAACTGAGATAGAAGGCTTCAATTCTCAAGTCCAGACCTTGTTTTGTCATGATGCTGTATACAACCAGCTTGTTCAG GTTACTTCAAACTCTGTTAGATTGGTCAGTTCTACCTCTAGAGATCTGAAAAATGAATGGTTTGCTCCAGCTGGCTACTCGGTCAATGTTGCAACTGCTAATGCTACTCAG GTACTATTGGCTACTGGGGGTGGCCATCTGGTATACCTAGAAATTGGTGACGGGGTGTTGAATGAAGTAAAATATGCCAAGTTGGATTATGACATCTCGTGCCTGGACATAAATCCAATTGGTGAAAATCCAAACTACAGTCACATTGCAGCAGTTGGCATGTGGACAGACATAAGTGTCAGGATATATTCACTCCCTGACTTGAATCTCATTACAAAGGAACAGCTTGGAGGGGAGATAATTCCTCGTTCTGTTCTTATGTGTTCCTTCGAAGGG ATATCTTATCTACTTTGTGCTTTGGGAGATGGCCATCTCTTGAATTTTGTATTGAGCATGAGTACTGGTGAGCTGACAGATAGGAAAAAAGTGTCTCTTGGGACCCAGCCCATAACACTTCGTACATTCTCATCTAAAGATACTACACACGTCTTTGCTGCCTCCGATAGGCCCACAGTTATTTACAGCAGTAACAAGAAGCTGCTTTATAGCAATGTAAATCTAAAAGAAGTTAGTCATATGTGCCCGTTCAATGTTGCAGCTTTTCCAGACAG CCTTGCAATTGCGAAAGAAGGTGAGTTAACAATTGGCACTATTGATGAAATTCAAAAGCTTCACATCCGTTCAATACCCCTTGGGGAGCATGCACGTCGTATCAGCCATCAAGAGCAGACCCGGACATTTGCTCTATGCAGTGTGAAGTATACTCAGTCAAATGCAGATGATCCTGAAATGCATTTTGTCCGCCTGTTAGATGATCAAACATTTGAGTTCATATCAACATATCCCCTTGACCAATTTGAGTATGGTTGTTCCATACTAAGCTGCTCCTTTTCTGATGATACTAATGTGTATTATTGCATTGGAACTGCATATGTGATGCCAGAGGAAAATGAACCTACCAAG GGCCGAATTTTAGTTTTTATAGTTGAAGATGGGAAGCTCCAACTAATTGCAGAGAAGGAAACTAAAGGAGCTGTCTACTCTCTAAATGCCTTCAATGGGAAACTGCTTGCTGCAATCAATCAGAAGATTCAATTGTACAAGTGGGCTTCGCGTGAGGATGGTGGCAGCCGAGAATTGCAGACAGAATGTGGACACCATGGCCATATATTAGCTCTTTATGTCCAAACACGTGGGGATTTTATTGTCGTTGGTGATTTGATGAAGTCCATTTCTCTGCTGATTTTCAAG CATGAGGAGGGTGCTATAGAGGAGCGAGCCCGAGACTATAATGCAAATTGGATGTCAGCTGTTGAGATTCTCGATGATGACATATATCTTGGTGCTGAGAATAACTTTAACCTTTTTACAGTCAGGAAAAATAGTGAAGGTGCTACAGATGAGGAGCGCAGCCGTCTTGAAGTGGTTGGTGAATACCACCTTGGTGAATTTGTTAATAGGTTTAGACACGGTTCGCTTGTCATGCGACTGCCAGATTCAGACGTTGGCCAGATACCTACCGTCATATTTGGCACAGTGAATGGTGTTATAGGGGTCATTGCGTCACTTCCTCATgatcaatatttatttttggaaaaactGCAGACGAACTTACGGAAGGTGATAAAGGGCGTGGGAGGACTGAGCCATGAGCAGTGGAGGTCGTTTTACAATGAGAAGAAAACTGTAGATGCTAAAAACTTTCTTGACGGAGATTTGATTGAATCATTTCTAGATCTTAGCAGGAATCGGATGGAAGAGATTTCTAAAGCAATGTCCGTGCCAGTTGAGGAACTAATGAAGAGAGTGGAAGAGTTGACAAGGTTGCATTAG